A DNA window from Linepithema humile isolate Giens D197 chromosome 6, Lhum_UNIL_v1.0, whole genome shotgun sequence contains the following coding sequences:
- the LOC105677014 gene encoding late secretory pathway protein AVL9 homolog has protein sequence MAESNGPILHVIVVGFHHKKGCQVEYSFPPLVPGAPNECPLGWKYLPTLALPDGSHNYDEDTVYFHLPSLNDPKRTIYGISCFRQIPVEKLKNRTSDITRGTVQKSVCVLSTLPLYGHIQVKMALITHAYFEEGDFSKVSLLEDTYHHLNSCMSGDSQIPPQIFVGLSARDFILQFRHKVLLLFKLLLLEKRIVFYQSPVQPLCATILTLLSLYPGMIEHGLQQAACVRPSRPMSPIPTFDEEEISTSNIVDSNLSSTHIVKDNMSNSSDEQCNDNSNRNSLCINDNKTMESMEGKCLDGLRHITLQKNNNDNENLNIKVIEIESAQECTESYLEDSNSKYSPKPNDNVHRVHSVNAITLSTGDTDNSLPRDTSSDALSDARLTNSITQIAHINPELCGLPLELFTKGYLCLPYLSLPYLDLLGDVNVRGYIVGATNVLFKQKKQLIDVLVEVENTRIEATDPELRRQLHLTTEDLRFADYVVRHVAEPRKDIFLDGVGWEGGDEWIRTQFRVYLLSMLRTSMQQDTRQSDHYNAAFMSAWRSTNNYKAWCNVSKPEMLNIEPGHPFAGQLSVQDMKLRLSHTMQNTESGRKLNQAMASTGRAVATTGKAVGGALSQAKGAFSNWWSTLTTVQPVDEAKIDNQTANNAVSGIMDKASIEDEEMNVSTTNNADISVDLD, from the exons ATGGCGGAATCGAACGGACCAATTCTTCACGTCATTGTTGTCGGATTTCATCACAAAAAAGGCTGCCAG GTTGAATACTCGTTCCCACCCTTGGTGCCTGGTGCGCCTAATGAGTGTCCTTTAGGATGGAAGTATTTGCCTACGCTCGCCTTACCCGATGGTTCTCACAACTACGACGAAGACACTGTCTATTTCCATTTACCTAGTCTCAACGATCCAAAACGCACGATATATGGCATTTCATGTTTTCGACAAATACCAGTTGag aaACTGAAAAACCGCACATCTGACATAACAAGGGGCACTGTTCAAAAATCAGTTTGTGTGCTGAGTACTTTGCCTTTGTACGGACACATTCAAGTGAAAATGGCCCTAATAACGCATGCATACTTTGAGGAAGGAGATTTTAGTAAAGTGTCTTTATTGGAGGATACTTATCATCATCTTAATTCGTGTATGAGTGGCGATAGTCAGATACCACCACAAATTTTTGTTG gTTTATCAGCAAGAGATTTTATACTGCAATTTCGTCACAAAGTATTGCTCTTATTTAAACTACTTTTGCTTGAGAAAAGGATAGTTTTTTATCAATCGCCTGTGCAGCCATTATGTGCCACAATATTGACTCTATTGTCATTGTATCCTGGCATGATCGAGCATGGTCTTCAACAAGCGGCTTGTGTCAG ACCATCCAGGCCAATGTCTCCGATTCCAACTTTTGACGAAGAAGAAATCTCGACAAGCAATATTGTAGATTCCAATTTATCGTCCACCCATATTGTCAAAGATAATATGTCAAACTCAAGCGACGAGCAGTGCAATGATAACAGTAACAGAAACTCTTTATGTATCAATGACAACAAAACTATGGAATCTATGGAGGGCAAATGCTTGGACGGACTGCGGCACATAACTTTACAGAAGAACAACAATGACAATGAAAACCTAAATATAAAGGTTATTGAAATCGAGTCGGCGCAAGAGTGCACTGAATCCTATCTGGAAGACAGTAACTCGAAATACTCACCGAAGCCAAATGATAATGTGCATAGGGTGCACAGTGTAAATGCCATTACGTTAAGTACGGGTGACACGGATAATAGTTTACCTCGCGACACAAGTAGCGATGCGCTCTCTGACGCTAGATTAACGAACAGCATCACGCAAATTGCACACATTAATCCGGAATTATGCGGCTTACCTTTAGAACTATTTACAAAG GGATATCTTTGCTTGCCCTATCTGTCGTTGCCCTATTTGGATCTCTTAGGAGACGTTAATGTTAGAGGATACATAGTAGGCGCTACAAATGTGCTATTCAAACAAAAGAAGCAACTCATCGATGTGCTAGTCGAG gtTGAAAACACACGGATAGAAGCGACTGATCCCGAGTTAAGACGACAACTGCACCTCACCACTGAAGATCTGAGATTCGCTGATTATGTTGTAAGGCATGTGGCCGAGCCTCGGAAGGATATATTTCTAGACGGAGTAGGATGGGAGGGCGGTGACGAATGGATCAGAACGCAATTCCGGGTGTACCTGTTGAGCATGCTGCGTACCTCAATGCAACAAGACACCCGCCAATCGGATCACTACAACGCAGCGTTCATGTCCGCGTGGCGcagtacaaataattataaggcGTGGTGTAACGTGAGCAAGCCGGAGATGCTTAATATTGAACCCGGTCATCCTTTTGCTGGTCAGCTGTCAGTTCAAGATATGAAGCTGCGTTTATCGCA TACTATGCAAAATACAGAAAGTGGCAGAAAGTTGAATCAAGCAATGGCATCAACTGGGCGCGCTGTAGCAACCACGGGGAAAGCCGTAG GGGGAGCATTGTCACAAGCGAAGGGCGCATTCTCAAACTGGTGGAGCACACTGACGACAGTTCAGCCGGTCGACGAAGCAAAGATTGACAATCAAACGGCAAACAACGCAGTGTCTGGTATTATGGATAAAGCGTCTATCGAAGACGAGGAGATGAATGTCTCTACTACCAATAACGCAGACATTAGCGTAGAccttgattaa
- the LOC105676956 gene encoding SUZ RNA-binding domain-containing → MDDVLESWEQIEESSTLDKKLDALRLHAEEEVESSRTSHNTNTKMIILGEDGLRSQYVPPKPMVKILKRPTKDSRGSGDGPLNEDKPKQPIKSLKQREQEYAEARKRILGEEKSPEEKMMQEINKIQPKSNSSNGSNVPNNVVRMPAGPDGTRGFNVRR, encoded by the exons ATGGACGACGTTCTCGAGAGCTGGGAGCAAATAGAAGAGTCCAGT aCATTAGACAAAAAACTGGATGCCCTTCGATTGCACGCGGAGGAAGAAGTGGAATCTTCTAG GACTAGTCATaacacaaatacaaaaatgatcaTATTGGGTGAAGATGGCCTCAGATCGCAATATGTACCACCAAAACCTATggtaaagatattaaaaagacCAACCAAAGATTCGCGAGGGAGTGGCGATGGGCCACTGAATGAAGATAAGCCTAAACAACCTATCAAATCTTTGAAGCag AGGGAGCAAGAGTATGCAGAAGCGCGAAAGAGAATCCTAGGCGAAGAGAAAAGCCCAGAAGAAAAGATGATGCAAGAAATCAACAAAATTCAACCAAAATCAAATTCATCTAACGGCAGCAACGTTCCCAACAATGTGGTTCGCATGCCTGCTGGCCCAGATGGCACTCGGGGCTTCAATGTACGCAGGTAG